The Anaerolineae bacterium DNA segment ATTTTTAATTTTGCCACAGGCAGATTTTCACGCAAAGAGGTTTTTGATCTGATTTTAAATCCCTGTTTCATGAGCAAGTGGAAGATAGGGCTTGAGGAAATAAGGATATGGGCATGCTGGGCTCAGGAATTAAACATATTTCATGACTTTGACCAAATTTCAAAAAAGAAAAAAGGTTATTGTGAAAGCCCTTATTATACTTGGAAACAGGGGCTCCAGAGACTGCGCCTGTCAAGGATTATGTCAAATCCCGCGGAATCGGAAAGAGATGTTTCAGACAGCTTTAAACACTTTCAGGACATTGTTCCGTATTTTGATTTAAACTCAGGCAATGTTGATCTAATGGAAAAATTCTGCGTTGTAATTGAAAAGCTGCATAATGTTGCCCTTGACTTGAATAATGTCATGCTGTCAGGGAAGGAGTGGAAGAGCCGGTTTGTAGAAGCATGTGATGAACTGCTGGATATACCTTCGGACCTTGCAGGAGAAACAAAGGTTAAACATTCTCTTATTAATGCGCTGGACAACCTGCAATTTTATGACGCTGTCAGTGAAGATGATAAAGACTCAAGGCTTGGTATAGAGGTGATTAAAGAATTTATTAAATCCAGCTTAAGCTCAATATCAGGAGGTTGTGGCGATTATTTGACCGGCGGGGTCACAATCTCCGCGATGCAGCCGATGCGCCCCATACCTTTTAAGATAGTTTATATATTGGGAATGGAAGAAGGCTCATTCCCCGGGAAAGCGGAAAGTTCATCACTGGATCTCAGGCTGCTTAAAAGGCGGATAGGCGATATCAGCCTGCCGGAACGCAACTGTTATATCTTCCTTGAAATGCTGCTTTCTACACGTGACAAGCTGTATATCAGCTATATTTCAAAGGACCTGCAAAAAGACCGCATCCTTCAGCCATGCTCGGTGGTCAATCAATTACGCAGGTATGTTGAGAGTAAAATCTTGTTGGACGCACAGTTGTTTCAGGTTGCGGAAATTCCTTTAAAGGGCAGCAGTAACAGGTATCTTGACAAAGACAGTATAAACGACCGCTTTGATGTGATGGTAAACTATTCAACGGCTGACAGGATAGCGTATTACAGGGAAAACAATTTATGGGACAAGGTTAAGGAAAAGGCCTTAAAAAACGACTTAAACAATGCCGCGGCATTTTATCCTGACTTTAAACATGAGATCGAGGCTGCTGAAGATGAAGACATAATTGCTGAAAAAATTACTTTAAAACAATTGAAAAGTTATTTGCTGGATCCGGTAAACCAGAGCGTGAAACTGCATCTTGGTATTTTTGATGAAGAAAAAGACATAGAGGAAATCGCCGTCAGGGAAGATGAACCCTTTTATTCGGAATTTCCAATAGATTATAATTTAAAGGTTGAGACATTAAATTTGTGGGTGGATTCAATATTTTCTGTTGAAAACATAGGAGAGGGAAGACAAAAACCAGAAGATCTTTTTGAAAATGTTTATGATAATTTTCAGCGTCAAAGCAAAACACCGGAAGGGCTATTTGCTTTAATAGATAAAAGCGAGCTTGAAAAGGATGTATCTTTAAGATGCGCTACCCTGTCGCTGGTTCTAAAGCAGATGGAGTCGGCAGAGAATCTGTACAGATCTGTTATTATTGGAGACCAGCTCGATGATTACAATGCACGGGCAGACAGACTTTTCATTAAGCATTTTAAGCCGTTTGCAATGACGATTAACTGTATAAATACAGCAGATGAAATTATTTCCCGCACAGTTGAACTTCACGGCCAGATTCCGTGGATGTGGAAGGACCAGGATAATGGATGGCATTCGCTGATATTGACCGGAGCGGAAAACAGGCCGAAAAAAGATCCGGATAAATATGTTCTGCAGCCGCTTTTATTTTACATGTGCTGCATGGCAGGTCAGGAAACCTCGGATTGGATAGGAAACAGCAGCATAACCTTTCACATCGCGTATAAAGAGGATATTAAAACCTGGTCATATCAAATCAGCAAAAAAAGCTGTATAAATTACCTTGAGCAGCTGCTGGCCGATTATCTCAGCCAAAAAGAGCTGCAATGGCTGCCATTTGGGCCTGCAACTTCAGGAAATATAAAGCCTCATGAAATTGCAGAAAATAAAATTACTGAAGATATTAAGACAGATTTTCAAATTCAGCTTGCAGAGGCACTTTCAAAGGATGACGCTGATCTAATCAAACTTGCAAAACCAAAAATTCCATCAAATGCCTTTGACAGGGCAAGGCAGCGCTTTAAAATTTTTTTCAACTACATTAACAGCTAAAGACCTTTATGCCTTTTCAGCAATACCGAAGAAAGCGGTTATATATTGCAAGGATCAAGAGCATACTTGCCTCCTTTTCTTTCTGACCCTCATGCTGAGTGCCGTGGTGGCTGAGGGAGAAAAACTATCAGCCACCCGATTTGGCAGTTCTACTGATTTTGCAAGAATTCTTCAACAGTCAGCCTGATGTCCCTGACGATTTTCTTTAGCAAAATAGGCGATATATCCCTGCCGGTATGAAATGGCACCGTTGTTCCCCTACCATCTGGATGGCGAAATTGCTTGTGAGAACCTTTTTGCCGGACTTCAAGAAAACCGAGACGCTCAAGCATAGACACAACTTTATTAGGTTTAAGTACCGGTACTGTCCCCATGGTTATGCCACCATAACGTTTTGAGTGCCAACAAATTCACCCTCAAACTCTGGCTCTCCGTCTTCAAGAAGCATTTCAATTACCTCTTTTAAGTTCTTGTTTAATTCATCTAATGTTTCTGCTTGCGAATGTGCTCCCGGAAGTCCAGGGACAGAACCAACATAAAGCCCGGTATCCGAACATTTTTCTATGATTGCTGTAAATATTTTCATTTGTAACTCCTTTTTTCATTATTGCCGATAGGACGGACGGCCGAAGGCCGAGCGAGCAGCAGCGAGCGGTCCGTCTTATCAGTTAGAATAGGTGGAAGATTTTCCATATATTGCATAATCGCGTTAATAGCATGGAAAATTCAAAAAAATCAGATCGAATCCTAAATTTCTGCTCATGGATAGGGGAAGGTTTATCTTTTGGATGCCATGCCAAAAATTAGTTTGCATTTAAATATCTCTACTACAATGCTTACAAACTTTTGCTTCTACTTTTATGATTTCAGCACAATATGGACATTTCTTTTCATCAGGTTTTAAGCGCTGAATTTTTGGTTTCTTATACTTATTAAGAAACTGAAAAGCTTTTCTGGAGGATTCATTCGCGCCATAACCTGAAAATTCAAAAACAACGTTCTGTTTTACAAAATTTTCATCTTCCCAATCGAAAACAATACAGTATTCCTTATATTTTCGCTTTTTAGGTGCCGCAAGTGAAAATATTCCAAGAGTTAAAATTCTTGTGGCTGTTAATCTTTGAGCAACAAAAGATTTATCTTCTAAAATAATATCATTAATTGAATTTCTGGGGATTTTACCAATTTCCTTACTACCAAACTTCCTGTCAGTTTCGAAACCAAAGGCATTAAGGGACACGAAGTCTGATTTAGCAAGGAACACGAAATCTGATTCAGTTATAGCGCAGTAAACATCATCCTGCTCAACAGAAGCGTTTTTAAAGCCACCCAAGTATTTAGGTAAGTGTATTTCTTCGATAGAACCAATGGACTTAAATACAGCTTTTATTTTAGCCCCTCTTTTGCTCCCATTTATAAGTCCGATAACAACAGCTATAATTATCATAATAATGGCAACAATGAAAAATTCCATAATATTAACCTTGTTTTTCTAAATGCCGTTAATTTTCAGTCCTTATCGCCCCATCCCTTTAGCAAATACCCCATCATTTTGATAGATCAGAGCCACAATGCTTACACTTTATAGCTTCAGCTTTAATCTTTTCAGCGCAATAGGGACATTTTTTAGTAGCTGATTTTTTTTGTTCTTGTTGTTTAAAATTAATAACATCGCTAATTGGCTGATTCTTTCCCAACGCTCCACAATGGGGACATTTATACTTACCCCATGATAGAGTGATAAATATCAGTCCTGGTATAAAGAAGAACAGTAAACCAAGCAGGGCAACGAACTGTGGAGCAGAGTTGTTCAACAGCCACGTTTTCATTTCACCTTCATATCCACAAGCTAAACAGCTTCGTCTATTAACTCCTTTTTTTGAAGTTCTCCTTACACCTTTAAATATGTAAACTATGCCGAAAATCAAAACACCTATTACTATAAGAATTACTATTTCTGGAGCACCCACAATTCCATCCTTCTCCCTTTTATAAACCAAGGCTAAACTTCCGGTGCTTTAACTACAACAACATCTCATGAACCACCAAGATTCCTGAAGCATCTCCATTTTACTTTTTATATTCCTTCCGGTTCCAGGAATTGTCGAATATGACCTCTTTGTCTTTAGATTTCTTGGAATATCCGGTTCGACTATTCTTTTTGTCATAATGGTGCCCAGTATCATCTTTGTCCCATTCAGTATGTCCGATCCGGTTCTGATCGATATCATAATGAGTGTTTTTGTTTTCTTCAGATATGGTATGTTCGGTGCGGTTCCACAAGCTGTCATAATGGGTCTGCCTGTTGCCATCTATCACTGTATATCCGCTTATTTTATGATACTCATCATAATGTTTTATAATATCACCAGCTATAGCTACAGGTACAGCGATAAAGCACAATATGGCAATGATTATAATATATAATCGGTTCATCTCTGTCTTAATACTGTCAGGACTTAATCCTATTTTTTATTTCAAACTCAATTATTTCAGCTTGAATAATGGAGTATCAGGTGGGTTAATTGCCTGAAAGCAGGATAGGTTCTCATCACGTTTAAACCCGCAGGGTTTCAATATCACGGGTAATATTGCCATTTCTTTTTTCCGCACCTTTATTTTTCCTGGGCTTGTTTTTTGTTTTTAAGCAAGCCATAGCGTTGCTCAGAAATAACTTGAAACCAACGACTCGTAGGCCAAAAAGAAGATCCTAAGCCAGGTTCAGAAAAGCCAAAACCCACGCTACTTATTTTTCCAATATCATTCTTCATTCCAATTAATATAAAAGGTCTTTTTTTCTTCCATAAAGGTGCTAATAATCCGGTAAGAATTACACGCGTTACTGTCAAGGATTCTTTAGTTTCCATAGAAATATCTACCATGTCTTCATAGGAAATACTAAAGATTTTTTTATTGCCAACGTTAGAGAAAAAAATCCTTTTATCTGTGATTACCATATCACCATTTTCGCAATAAGGACCAAAGGGTGGGTGCCCCCCTAAATAATGAACTCCCAATGTTTGTTTATGAATGGTCTTTTCATCATCAGATATAGAAGATTGAATATGCTCCTCCACTTCCTTCCTGTTTTTTAGGTATGTGGGAATAGCTATAATTAAAAATATACAAACTACAATAAAGCAAGCGATAAAAAACACTATCCATCCATAATTGTAAGAATACATGATTTTCGTTAGCCTCATTAAGTTGACCTGCGCCTGTTTTGGACGTCAGATACAGCAACCCATTGGGAACATAGGATATATTGTCGAAGTATTAGCGGATATTAGCCTTAATGTTAAATTTATCGTTGTGATGAAAGACCAAGCCCCTTGTCCGAAACAATCATATCTAACTTGTCAATTGATGAAAGGAGATTCTTTCTGGCTGCCTCTTCAGTAAACTCGTCTGTACCAAAACCGCAAAGTACTTGAAAATACATCTCGACATCATCAATCTTTTCAGCTAAAGCCGAATCAATAATACTGCCATTTTCATCTTGACTCTCATTGTAGAATCCAGCAAGCAGGGCATGTACCTTTGAATAAGTATCAAGATCATATGCTTCTGAATCTGCCAACCGGCGCAAAAAGGATATGGCTTTTTTAAAGTTCATATCTTCTCCTCCTTTAGTCCAACAATTATTATATACCAGGATTCCTGAAGATCTCAATTTTACTTTTTATAGCCCTTCCGGTTCCAGGACTTGTCAAATATGACCTCTTTGTCTTTAGATTTCTTGGAATATCCGGTTCGATTATGGTTTTTGTCATAATGGCTGCCGGTATTATCATTGTCCCATTCAGTATGTCCGATCCGGTTCTGATTTATATCATAATGAGTATCTTTGGTTTCCTCAGATGTTGTATATCCGAAACGGTTCCACGATCTGTCATAATGGGTTTGCCTGTTGCCATCTATCACAGTATATCCGGTTATATTATGATCCTCATCATAATGCTTTATAATATCATCGGCTACGGCTGCAGGTACGGCAGTAAAGCACAATATAACAATAATTATAACATATAATCGGTTCACATGTCTGCCTTAATGCTGTTATAACGTTCATAAGTATATAAGTAAGTCATGCCGCAGCAGCATTTTATATGATTATGTCTCTCTTTCCCCCTGTCAGTAATGAATAACCTTTTATCTTATTTTCTCAACAAATATTTCTATCCAATTTTTGATAATTTTTTTAAAATCAGATTTTAATACACACTTCTTACAAACACCGGTCTGTGTACTATATTGGCATTTTTTGCCATATTTCAGAACCGACTCTAAATCTGTGGGGTCTCTTTCTTCAAAATAATAAAGCCTCCATTCAAAATTTCCATCTTCATAATTTTTACCTATCAAATCTTCATCATTTTTATCTATCAAATATTGGTATAATCTATCAACAGTCCTTCCACAGTTATCACATTTCATTACCTTCTCCCTTCGTATTTCAGATCAGATTTAGGGGGGTCGTTCATATTGACCCATTCGGTAGGCTGATTATCCGCCCATTAATTTTGATAGAGCATCAATAGTCTGTGCCGCTGTGTCTCTCAAGGAAGGAGCGAGTTGAATTAATGCATTTAATGACATGATAGATATTTTACTAATTTGGCCTGCTGCAAACTGTTTTAGTTCGTCAATAATTGTACCTTTAATTTGTTCGGTAAAATTATCGGTTGTTTCCTGAGCTTGGACAGTAGCACGAAGGCTCTCAATGACATCTGGCGATATAATTGGACTCTTGTC contains these protein-coding regions:
- a CDS encoding exodeoxyribonuclease V subunit gamma, encoding LDKLADQFAAIVDLENRRKENMFKAPFVIAPNANLVKWLQVMLARKRSVCMNMDFQFLETGLWCLLANLDDEKVNPKLPKLLDKDCLQMLLLYALQNLDENKIEFKPINHYLLNPDNIKRPDYAARLWQLSEKFAGLFQEYEFHRWDMIQKWRENKMLPQGMELCQQKLYLLADELRNKLFHNSHILYLSMMEYADRLLVGESKEKAVAGNAKDFVHFFGLSQISPFHLQLIGRLSSYYEIFIYAFNPSREFWEDIKTPQEKRWIERKGVKKLRITRAELHQGELSGHDDSGRDDNELLSLWGKPGRESIRLLCELTDYDFNACFAKEKAPATVLQRIQSDILTLPSEKAGLKQDRSLQIVACPGIYREVETVYNSILYNLEQDNGLQLTDIAILVPDISKYKFVFDSVFNRSPKSISYNLVDSHAEIESIFGRGVLSIFNFATGRFSRKEVFDLILNPCFMSKWKIGLEEIRIWACWAQELNIFHDFDQISKKKKGYCESPYYTWKQGLQRLRLSRIMSNPAESERDVSDSFKHFQDIVPYFDLNSGNVDLMEKFCVVIEKLHNVALDLNNVMLSGKEWKSRFVEACDELLDIPSDLAGETKVKHSLINALDNLQFYDAVSEDDKDSRLGIEVIKEFIKSSLSSISGGCGDYLTGGVTISAMQPMRPIPFKIVYILGMEEGSFPGKAESSSLDLRLLKRRIGDISLPERNCYIFLEMLLSTRDKLYISYISKDLQKDRILQPCSVVNQLRRYVESKILLDAQLFQVAEIPLKGSSNRYLDKDSINDRFDVMVNYSTADRIAYYRENNLWDKVKEKALKNDLNNAAAFYPDFKHEIEAAEDEDIIAEKITLKQLKSYLLDPVNQSVKLHLGIFDEEKDIEEIAVREDEPFYSEFPIDYNLKVETLNLWVDSIFSVENIGEGRQKPEDLFENVYDNFQRQSKTPEGLFALIDKSELEKDVSLRCATLSLVLKQMESAENLYRSVIIGDQLDDYNARADRLFIKHFKPFAMTINCINTADEIISRTVELHGQIPWMWKDQDNGWHSLILTGAENRPKKDPDKYVLQPLLFYMCCMAGQETSDWIGNSSITFHIAYKEDIKTWSYQISKKSCINYLEQLLADYLSQKELQWLPFGPATSGNIKPHEIAENKITEDIKTDFQIQLAEALSKDDADLIKLAKPKIPSNAFDRARQRFKIFFNYINS
- a CDS encoding type II toxin-antitoxin system HicA family toxin yields the protein MGTVPVLKPNKVVSMLERLGFLEVRQKGSHKQFRHPDGRGTTVPFHTGRDISPILLKKIVRDIRLTVEEFLQNQ
- a CDS encoding type II toxin-antitoxin system HicB family antitoxin, translated to MKIFTAIIEKCSDTGLYVGSVPGLPGAHSQAETLDELNKNLKEVIEMLLEDGEPEFEGEFVGTQNVMVA
- a CDS encoding zinc ribbon domain-containing protein, with protein sequence MEFFIVAIIMIIIAVVIGLINGSKRGAKIKAVFKSIGSIEEIHLPKYLGGFKNASVEQDDVYCAITESDFVFLAKSDFVSLNAFGFETDRKFGSKEIGKIPRNSINDIILEDKSFVAQRLTATRILTLGIFSLAAPKKRKYKEYCIVFDWEDENFVKQNVVFEFSGYGANESSRKAFQFLNKYKKPKIQRLKPDEKKCPYCAEIIKVEAKVCKHCSRDI